Proteins from one Mycolicibacter virginiensis genomic window:
- a CDS encoding class I adenylate-forming enzyme family protein, with amino-acid sequence MSISLLLEMAVSADPDRVAVVSETTRYTTAELNALADAGAGVIEETGAGSVAYVGMGGDMLPLLLFSAARSGRPFAPLNYRLSGQALRELIERLPQPLVVVDKEYRDMIGEAGDIGVAVIDSDTFCARAQTATPTVQWPDPDDVAVVLFTSGTTSAPKAVELTHNNLTSYVTQTVEFGSADPSDAALICVPPYHIAGVGAALSNLYAGRKAVYLRRFSASEWIRLVNTEAVTTATVVPTMLERIVSELESRPTPLATLRNLAYGGSKVALPLVRRALDLLPEVGFVNAYGLTETSSTVAVLTPEDHRTAYASTQEAVRKRLGSVGRAVPGIEAVIRDDEGRVLEAGQPGELYVRGEQVSGKYTGIGSVLDAEGWFPTRDLAVLDEDGYLFIVGRSDDTIIRGGENIAPAEIEDVLVEHPEVREVAVVGAPDPEWGQIIVACVVPVPGASPDSEALREYVRQQLRGSRTPDRIVFRSELPTTPTGKVLRRELVSEIDALQTANAEGAQ; translated from the coding sequence GTGAGCATTTCGCTGCTGCTGGAGATGGCGGTATCCGCCGACCCGGATCGGGTTGCGGTCGTCTCCGAGACCACCCGCTACACCACCGCGGAGCTCAACGCCCTCGCCGACGCCGGCGCGGGAGTGATCGAGGAGACCGGCGCCGGCAGCGTGGCCTACGTCGGGATGGGTGGCGACATGCTGCCGCTGCTGCTGTTCTCCGCGGCGCGCTCCGGGCGGCCGTTCGCACCGCTGAACTACCGGCTCAGCGGCCAAGCGCTGCGCGAGCTGATCGAGCGACTGCCGCAGCCGCTCGTCGTGGTCGATAAGGAATACCGCGACATGATCGGCGAGGCCGGCGATATCGGCGTCGCGGTAATCGATTCCGACACCTTCTGCGCCCGCGCTCAGACCGCCACGCCCACGGTACAGTGGCCCGACCCCGACGACGTGGCGGTGGTGCTGTTCACCTCGGGGACCACTTCGGCGCCCAAAGCCGTTGAGCTGACGCACAATAACCTGACCAGCTACGTGACACAGACGGTCGAGTTCGGCTCCGCGGATCCGTCGGATGCCGCACTGATTTGCGTTCCGCCGTATCACATCGCCGGCGTCGGCGCGGCGCTGAGCAATCTCTACGCCGGTCGCAAAGCGGTCTATCTGCGCCGGTTCAGCGCCTCGGAATGGATCCGGCTGGTCAACACCGAGGCGGTGACCACCGCGACCGTGGTCCCAACCATGTTGGAGCGCATCGTCTCCGAGCTGGAATCCCGCCCGACCCCGCTGGCCACTCTGCGCAACCTCGCCTACGGCGGCTCCAAAGTGGCACTGCCGCTGGTGCGCCGGGCACTGGACCTGCTGCCCGAAGTCGGCTTCGTCAATGCCTATGGTCTGACCGAGACCAGTTCGACGGTCGCGGTGCTGACCCCCGAAGACCACCGAACCGCCTACGCGTCCACCCAGGAAGCCGTCCGCAAGCGGTTGGGGTCGGTCGGGCGCGCGGTGCCCGGGATCGAAGCCGTCATCCGCGACGACGAAGGCCGGGTGCTCGAAGCCGGACAACCCGGCGAGCTGTACGTGCGCGGCGAACAGGTTTCGGGCAAATACACCGGCATCGGATCGGTGCTCGACGCCGAGGGCTGGTTCCCCACCCGCGACCTTGCTGTGCTCGACGAGGACGGCTATCTGTTCATCGTTGGGCGCTCCGACGACACCATCATCCGGGGCGGGGAGAACATCGCCCCCGCCGAGATCGAGGACGTGCTGGTCGAACATCCCGAGGTGCGCGAAGTCGCGGTGGTCGGCGCGCCCGACCCGGAGTGGGGACAGATCATCGTCGCGTGCGTGGTACCGGTACCGGGTGCGTCGCCGGATTCCGAGGCCTTGCGCGAGTATGTTCGACAGCAGCTGCGCGGATCCCGCACCCCGGACCGGATCGTCTTTCGGTCGGAGTTGCCGACCACCCCGACCGGCAAGGTGTTACGCCGGGAACTCGTCTCTGAAATCGACGCACTGCAAACCGCCAATGCCGAAGGGGCGCAATGA
- a CDS encoding enoyl-CoA hydratase/isomerase family protein yields the protein MIETVDLEAAVPDAAPGAGIAIATGARFDTAHAEHWLQHATFTLTESATTDRRVITVASVPEALAEVAERCARWPQAAAICDDVLRAVDPGAPAWSGVVTESLAYSVLQAGPEFADWLAARGPTTVPKIADPLLLDRDGDTLRLRFNRPQRHNAFDNATRAVLLDGLAVAAADPAIDEVVLSGVGPSFCSGGDLAEFGGFTDVPSAHVARTRHSPALALDALTARLGARCRAEIHGQVLGSGLEMAAFCGWVRAHPATVLGLPELSLGLIPGAGGTVSVTRRIGRWRTAYLILSGRTVDAATALRWGLVDEIVS from the coding sequence ATGATCGAAACGGTCGACCTGGAAGCCGCTGTGCCCGACGCCGCGCCCGGCGCCGGGATCGCCATCGCGACAGGTGCTCGCTTCGACACCGCGCACGCCGAACACTGGCTGCAACACGCCACCTTCACCCTCACCGAGTCCGCGACGACGGACCGCCGGGTGATCACCGTCGCCTCGGTGCCCGAGGCGCTGGCCGAGGTCGCCGAGCGCTGCGCGCGCTGGCCGCAAGCCGCGGCGATCTGCGACGACGTGCTTCGCGCGGTGGACCCGGGGGCGCCGGCCTGGTCCGGGGTGGTCACCGAATCGCTGGCCTACTCGGTACTGCAAGCCGGCCCGGAGTTCGCCGACTGGCTGGCGGCACGCGGCCCGACCACCGTGCCGAAGATCGCCGACCCGCTGCTGCTCGACCGAGACGGCGACACCCTGCGACTGCGCTTCAACCGGCCGCAGCGCCACAACGCCTTCGACAACGCGACGCGGGCCGTTCTGCTCGACGGACTGGCCGTGGCCGCGGCCGACCCCGCGATCGACGAAGTGGTGCTCAGCGGAGTCGGACCGTCGTTCTGCAGCGGCGGCGACCTCGCCGAGTTCGGCGGGTTCACCGATGTGCCCAGCGCCCACGTGGCCCGCACCCGGCACAGCCCGGCGCTGGCGCTGGACGCGCTGACCGCTCGGCTGGGCGCGCGTTGTCGCGCCGAGATCCACGGCCAGGTGCTGGGCAGCGGCCTGGAGATGGCCGCCTTCTGCGGCTGGGTGCGAGCACACCCGGCCACGGTGCTGGGTCTGCCCGAGCTGAGCCTCGGGCTGATCCCGGGCGCGGGCGGCACGGTCAGCGTCACCCGCCGCATCGGCCGATGGCGCACCGCTTATCTCATCCTGTCCGGCCGCACCGTCGACGCGGCGACCGCGCTGCGATGGGGCCTGGTCGACGAGATCGTGTCGTGA
- a CDS encoding CoA transferase codes for MGPGRRDRVVTAEQAWGASGLAWLTGQPDGRPDFSRAAVLQRATHVLRRFSAATGVGADAAELLAGRAGLLGWTRSGRVSAGGASRLLAAADGRWALTLSRADDLDAVPALIESECSDPWAGITGWSSARPVAEVVARARLLDLPAAALGETAPGAPVVRRVGPPGPARGLAGALVVDLTSLWAGPLCGRLLAQAGATVIKVESPSRPDGTRVGTSAFFDWMNSGKLSCALDFDRDARDLAQLLAAADVVLEGSRPAALARRGLGPLDVAGRPGRVWLQITAHGAERGYVGFGDDAAVAGGLVGCDADGGPVFCGDAIADPLTGIEAAAAVADSLARGGGEVITVALAAVAANYAASPKHAPAGEVSALPPPCPRIEGAGPALGADNARIRDLMAARC; via the coding sequence ATGGGGCCTGGTCGACGAGATCGTGTCGTGACTGCCGAGCAAGCCTGGGGTGCGTCCGGGCTGGCCTGGCTGACCGGTCAGCCCGACGGCCGCCCGGATTTCTCCCGGGCCGCGGTGCTGCAGCGCGCCACACACGTACTGCGCCGCTTCAGCGCTGCGACCGGTGTGGGGGCCGATGCCGCGGAGCTATTGGCCGGGCGAGCCGGGCTGCTGGGCTGGACGCGTTCCGGGCGAGTCTCGGCCGGGGGAGCCTCGCGGTTGCTGGCCGCAGCAGACGGGAGGTGGGCGCTCACGCTCTCGCGCGCCGACGACCTCGACGCGGTGCCCGCCCTGATCGAATCCGAGTGCTCCGATCCATGGGCGGGGATCACCGGCTGGTCTTCGGCGCGGCCGGTGGCCGAGGTCGTGGCGCGGGCGCGGCTGCTGGATCTGCCCGCCGCCGCGCTGGGCGAGACCGCCCCCGGAGCGCCGGTGGTGCGCCGAGTCGGCCCGCCGGGCCCGGCCCGCGGTCTGGCCGGTGCGCTTGTCGTCGACCTGACTTCGCTGTGGGCCGGGCCGTTGTGCGGGCGTCTGCTCGCCCAGGCTGGGGCGACGGTGATCAAGGTGGAAAGTCCGTCGCGCCCGGACGGCACCCGCGTCGGAACCAGCGCCTTCTTCGACTGGATGAACAGCGGAAAGCTTTCCTGCGCCCTGGATTTCGACCGTGATGCCCGGGATCTGGCCCAGTTGTTGGCGGCCGCCGATGTGGTGTTGGAGGGCTCGCGACCGGCCGCCCTGGCCCGCCGCGGCCTGGGCCCGCTCGACGTGGCCGGCCGGCCCGGACGGGTATGGCTGCAGATCACCGCGCATGGTGCCGAGCGCGGCTACGTCGGGTTCGGCGACGACGCCGCGGTCGCCGGCGGCCTGGTGGGTTGCGACGCCGATGGCGGCCCGGTGTTCTGCGGAGACGCCATCGCCGACCCGTTGACCGGGATCGAAGCTGCTGCGGCGGTAGCTGATTCGTTGGCGCGCGGCGGCGGCGAGGTGATCACGGTGGCGCTGGCCGCCGTCGCCGCCAACTACGCCGCCTCGCCGAAACACGCTCCGGCTGGTGAGGTTTCGGCCCTACCGCCGCCCTGTCCCCGCATCGAGGGCGCCGGGCCGGCGCTGGGTGCCGACAACGCCCGCATCCGCGATCTCATGGCGGCGCGGTGCTGA